A single Micromonospora luteifusca DNA region contains:
- a CDS encoding DUF6104 family protein, protein MYFTDRGIEELVERRGDEQVTLEWLGERLRDFVDLNPDFETPIERLATYLARLDDPDDNDA, encoded by the coding sequence ATGTACTTCACGGACCGTGGCATCGAGGAACTGGTCGAACGCCGAGGCGACGAGCAGGTGACCCTGGAGTGGCTCGGCGAGCGCCTGCGCGACTTCGTCGACCTCAACCCCGACTTCGAAACCCCCATCGAACGCCTGGCAACCTACCTGGCCCGCCTAGACGACCCCGACGACAACGACGCCTAA
- the pta gene encoding phosphate acetyltransferase: MARSVYLTSVGSGGGKSTIALGLAELLSRQVGRIGVFRPLVADTGPDPILALLSERYRVELPLAELAGATYAEATALVADGRRAELISAVVERYRAVERQCPAVVVVGSDFDEPGDPAHPRELAFNARLATEFGSVVVPVVDGFEQEPEAIAAAVRGAYHDLADLGATVLAVIANRVPGPMTLPDLPVPAYAIPEVPSVSAPTVAEVAAALGATLLAGDDAALGRDVLDFVVGAAHVPTLLSHLTEGALVITPGDRADLLVAASAAHVAGQVSVAGLVLTLGVQPDPRVMRLVEGLNTGLAVLSVRSDSYDTVAASSRIEGRPSAANPRKVEAALGAFERCVDTDDLARRLRVSRSTRVTPLMFENELIDRARSRPRHLVLPEGSEERILRASEILLRRGVAELTLLGRPDDIARRTRELGIDLGDANVVDPVSSEWRDDFAAEYARLRAHRGVTAELAHDIVAQPNYFGTLMVATGRADGMVSGATHTTAATIRPAFEIIRTVPDVSVASSVFFMLLADRVLVYGDCAVNRDPDAAQLADIAISSADTAARFGIEPRVAMLSYSTGSSGAGADVEKVASATALVRERRPDLLVEGPIQYDAAIDPAVAATKLPGSPVAGQATVFIFPDLNTGNNTYKAVQRSAGAVAVGPVMQGLRRPVNDLSRGATVPDIVNTVAITAIQAATEEAS; encoded by the coding sequence GTGGCTCGCAGTGTGTATCTGACCAGCGTCGGTTCGGGCGGGGGCAAGTCGACCATCGCCCTCGGGCTGGCGGAGTTGCTGTCCCGTCAGGTCGGGCGGATCGGCGTGTTCCGGCCACTGGTCGCCGACACCGGTCCGGACCCGATCCTCGCCCTGCTCAGTGAGCGTTACCGGGTCGAATTGCCGCTGGCCGAGCTGGCCGGGGCGACCTACGCGGAGGCTACCGCCCTGGTAGCCGACGGCCGACGCGCGGAGCTGATCTCCGCCGTCGTCGAGCGGTACCGGGCGGTGGAGCGGCAGTGCCCGGCGGTGGTCGTGGTGGGCAGCGACTTCGACGAACCAGGCGACCCGGCCCATCCCCGCGAGTTGGCTTTCAATGCCCGGCTCGCCACCGAGTTCGGCAGCGTGGTGGTGCCGGTGGTGGATGGCTTCGAGCAGGAGCCGGAGGCCATCGCGGCGGCGGTTCGCGGGGCGTACCACGATTTGGCCGACCTGGGCGCGACGGTGCTCGCGGTGATCGCCAACCGCGTGCCCGGGCCGATGACGCTGCCCGACCTGCCGGTCCCCGCGTACGCCATCCCGGAGGTGCCGAGCGTGTCGGCGCCGACGGTGGCCGAGGTGGCAGCGGCGCTCGGCGCCACCCTGCTGGCCGGGGACGACGCCGCGCTCGGGCGGGACGTGTTGGATTTCGTGGTCGGCGCGGCGCATGTGCCGACCCTGCTCAGCCACCTCACCGAGGGCGCCTTGGTGATCACTCCTGGGGACCGGGCCGACCTGCTCGTCGCCGCGAGCGCCGCGCACGTGGCCGGGCAGGTGTCGGTGGCCGGGCTGGTGCTCACCCTGGGCGTTCAGCCCGACCCGAGGGTCATGCGGCTGGTGGAGGGGCTGAACACGGGGCTGGCGGTGCTGTCCGTGCGCAGCGACAGCTACGACACGGTGGCCGCGTCCAGTCGCATCGAGGGTCGGCCCAGTGCGGCGAATCCCCGCAAGGTGGAGGCCGCGCTCGGCGCGTTCGAGCGGTGCGTGGACACTGACGACCTGGCCCGCCGGTTGCGGGTCAGCCGGTCGACGCGGGTCACCCCGCTGATGTTCGAGAACGAGCTGATCGACCGGGCCCGCTCGCGGCCCCGGCACCTGGTGCTGCCGGAGGGCAGTGAGGAGCGGATCCTGCGTGCGTCGGAGATCCTGCTGCGTCGTGGGGTGGCCGAGCTGACGCTGCTCGGCCGACCGGACGACATCGCGCGGCGGACCCGCGAGCTGGGCATCGACCTCGGTGACGCGAACGTGGTCGACCCGGTCAGCAGCGAATGGCGGGACGATTTCGCGGCCGAGTACGCCCGGCTACGCGCCCACCGGGGCGTCACCGCTGAGTTGGCGCACGACATCGTGGCCCAGCCCAACTACTTCGGCACGCTGATGGTGGCGACCGGACGAGCCGACGGCATGGTCTCGGGTGCCACGCACACCACCGCCGCGACCATCCGACCGGCGTTCGAGATCATCCGTACCGTGCCGGACGTGTCGGTTGCCTCCAGCGTCTTCTTCATGCTGCTCGCCGACCGGGTGCTGGTCTACGGGGACTGCGCGGTCAACCGCGACCCGGATGCCGCCCAACTCGCCGACATCGCGATCTCGTCGGCCGACACCGCCGCCCGGTTCGGCATCGAACCCCGGGTGGCCATGCTGTCGTACTCCACCGGCAGCTCCGGTGCCGGCGCGGACGTGGAGAAGGTCGCCTCGGCCACCGCGCTGGTCCGGGAACGCCGGCCCGACCTGCTGGTCGAGGGGCCGATCCAGTACGACGCGGCGATCGACCCGGCGGTGGCGGCGACGAAGTTGCCGGGCAGCCCGGTCGCCGGCCAGGCCACGGTCTTCATCTTTCCGGACCTGAACACCGGCAACAACACGTACAAGGCGGTGCAGCGCTCCGCCGGGGCGGTCGCGGTCGGCCCGGTGATGCAGGGCCTACGCCGGCCGGTGAACGACCTGTCCCGTGGCGCTACCGTGCCGGACATCGTCAACACGGTGGCGATCACCGCCATCCAGGCGGCCACCGAGGAGGCCTCGTGA
- a CDS encoding acetate/propionate family kinase, with protein sequence MSRVLVLNCGSSSVKWRHYDGDRTLDHGTVERVGEPGGGPADHAGAVRQILDGLDLTGLAAVGHRVVHGGRKFSTPVLVDDAVLAAIKDLVPLAPLHNPANLAGIEVARAALPDVPQVAVFDTAFHHTLPEAAATYAIDRDTAERYDIRRYGFHGTSHAYVSRRTAELLGRPYEQLNTITLHLGNGASACAVANGRSVATSMGMSPLEGLVMGTRSGDLDPAVIFHLRREGGLSVDDIDDLLNHRSGLLGLSGANDMREVLQRRAAGDSAAELAFDVYCRRITGYVGAYYALLGRVDAIAFTAGVGENAAPVRAAALTGLDRLGIAVDDARNDGDGDRVISPGGAEVSVCVIRTDEEREIARQARDVVAGR encoded by the coding sequence GTGAGTCGGGTACTGGTGCTCAACTGCGGGTCGTCGTCGGTGAAGTGGCGCCACTACGACGGTGACCGGACGCTCGACCACGGCACCGTCGAGCGGGTCGGTGAGCCCGGCGGCGGCCCGGCGGACCACGCCGGTGCGGTCCGCCAGATCCTGGACGGGCTGGACCTGACCGGGCTGGCGGCGGTGGGGCACCGAGTGGTGCACGGCGGCCGGAAATTCAGCACGCCGGTCCTGGTCGACGACGCGGTGCTGGCCGCGATCAAGGATCTGGTGCCGCTCGCCCCGCTGCACAACCCGGCGAACCTGGCCGGCATCGAGGTGGCCCGCGCGGCGCTGCCGGACGTTCCGCAGGTCGCCGTCTTCGACACCGCGTTCCACCACACCCTGCCGGAGGCCGCCGCGACCTACGCGATCGACCGGGACACCGCCGAGCGGTACGACATCCGCCGGTACGGCTTCCACGGCACCTCGCACGCGTACGTGTCCCGCCGTACCGCCGAACTGCTGGGCCGCCCGTACGAGCAGCTCAACACGATCACCCTGCATCTGGGCAACGGGGCCAGCGCCTGCGCGGTGGCGAACGGTCGCAGCGTCGCCACCTCGATGGGCATGTCCCCGTTGGAGGGGCTGGTGATGGGCACTCGCAGCGGCGACCTGGACCCGGCGGTGATCTTCCACCTGCGCCGGGAGGGTGGGCTGTCGGTGGACGACATCGACGACCTGCTCAACCACCGCAGCGGCCTGCTCGGGCTGAGCGGCGCCAACGACATGCGCGAGGTGCTGCAGCGCCGGGCGGCCGGGGACAGTGCGGCGGAGTTGGCGTTCGACGTCTACTGCCGGCGGATCACCGGCTACGTCGGGGCGTACTACGCGCTGCTCGGTCGCGTCGATGCCATCGCCTTCACCGCCGGGGTCGGCGAGAACGCCGCGCCCGTCCGGGCTGCCGCGCTGACTGGCCTGGACCGGCTCGGCATCGCCGTGGACGATGCCCGTAACGACGGCGACGGCGACCGGGTGATCTCGCCCGGCGGCGCGGAGGTGAGCGTCTGCGTCATCCGCACCGACGAGGAACGGGAGATCGCCCGGCAGGCCCGGGACGTGGTCGCGGGCCGCTGA
- a CDS encoding alpha/beta hydrolase family protein, with amino-acid sequence MGAGRLIAVLMTTLLVGCAPTTAGTDGSPSARRAPEGSYAVGVRTLTLDPRSSRPLPVTIWFPAAADGVADGRFPVVIYSHGLHSRPDLHAGLTTRWVAAGFVVAAPAFPHTRQGAAQFNRDDVRNQPADGWRLIRHLSRLDRNRADPLAGHLDLSSIAAAGHSAGGFTTSGMFSQGHSARLRSGIVIAGGGLPGSFAGPAAPVLFVHGTADAVVPVTVGRAAYRRTPGPASFLSVLGQDHGAYLTPGNPGFAPVLATTTDFLRWTLYGDQSAGTRLAADAHTPMTSYESRPAS; translated from the coding sequence ATGGGGGCGGGACGACTGATCGCTGTGCTGATGACAACACTGCTGGTTGGTTGCGCGCCGACCACGGCCGGCACCGACGGGTCGCCGTCGGCGCGTCGGGCGCCCGAGGGGTCGTACGCCGTCGGCGTGCGTACGCTCACCCTCGATCCGCGCTCGTCGCGCCCCCTGCCGGTGACGATCTGGTTTCCGGCCGCGGCCGACGGGGTGGCCGACGGGCGGTTCCCGGTGGTGATCTACAGCCACGGGCTGCACAGCCGGCCCGACCTGCACGCTGGCCTGACGACCCGCTGGGTGGCGGCCGGTTTCGTGGTGGCCGCTCCCGCGTTCCCGCACACCCGGCAGGGTGCCGCCCAGTTCAACCGGGACGACGTACGCAACCAGCCCGCCGATGGTTGGCGGCTGATCCGACACCTGAGCCGCCTCGACCGAAACCGTGCGGATCCCCTCGCCGGCCACCTGGATCTGTCGTCGATTGCCGCCGCCGGACACTCGGCGGGCGGCTTCACCACGTCCGGCATGTTCAGTCAAGGGCACTCGGCCCGGCTGCGCTCCGGGATCGTGATCGCCGGCGGTGGGTTGCCCGGCAGCTTCGCCGGGCCGGCCGCACCGGTGCTCTTCGTGCACGGCACGGCCGACGCGGTGGTGCCGGTGACGGTCGGCCGGGCGGCGTACCGGCGTACTCCCGGGCCGGCCTCGTTCCTCAGCGTGTTGGGGCAGGACCACGGCGCATACCTCACGCCCGGCAACCCGGGGTTCGCCCCGGTTCTCGCCACCACCACCGATTTCCTCCGCTGGACCCTCTACGGCGACCAGTCGGCCGGCACCCGCCTCGCCGCCGACGCCCACACGCCGATGACCAGCTACGAGTCCCGACCGGCCAGCTGA
- a CDS encoding nucleotidyltransferase domain-containing protein, whose amino-acid sequence MDEHARRQLASIAEVLTVAGADGIPVWLRGGWAMDFHLGAVTRPHVDVDWYCWSEDADLLATVLLARGWRPDPRMPAELQLDVFAGDVEVSFAYLGRDDAGRPTVGAGPWAGTPLPAGMLDAPPGRIGALSAPIISVPAQIEFKQMYPVWMPERPRRPKDADDLIRLRASPGPGRTGTTPTPPSRRAP is encoded by the coding sequence GTGGACGAGCACGCGCGCCGCCAGTTGGCGAGCATCGCCGAGGTGCTCACGGTGGCCGGGGCAGACGGCATCCCGGTATGGCTGCGCGGCGGCTGGGCGATGGACTTCCACCTCGGCGCGGTGACCCGCCCCCACGTCGACGTCGACTGGTACTGCTGGTCGGAGGACGCGGACCTGCTCGCCACGGTGCTGCTGGCCCGAGGTTGGCGTCCCGACCCTCGGATGCCGGCGGAGTTGCAACTCGACGTGTTCGCGGGCGACGTCGAGGTCAGCTTCGCGTACCTGGGTCGGGACGACGCCGGCCGGCCGACGGTGGGTGCCGGGCCATGGGCCGGGACTCCGCTGCCGGCCGGGATGCTGGACGCGCCACCCGGGCGGATCGGCGCGCTCAGCGCGCCGATCATCTCCGTGCCGGCGCAGATCGAGTTCAAGCAGATGTACCCGGTGTGGATGCCGGAGCGTCCGCGCCGGCCGAAGGACGCCGACGACCTGATCCGGCTGCGTGCCAGCCCTGGCCCGGGACGAACCGGTACAACCCCAACGCCGCCTTCCCGCCGCGCTCCCTGA
- a CDS encoding alpha/beta hydrolase family protein, with protein sequence MSRRVTPALLASAVLLAGLAGCSADTPPGERWHAPVEPPTAAATPTPQVPAGTAPKRAFAVGVRQLKLDRDGRALPVTLWYPAAGEAGGAAKQLASAANGRFPVVMFSHGLGGRPDDYATLLTRWAAAGFVVAAPAFPHTSRGGDGNVLDVLNQPADVSYALTQVLALNAKPDEELHGRLDAERVAAAGHSAGGVTTIGLFTASRDERLDAGVVFAGTALGVGTAFAGASAPQLFVHGELDEVVDYAAGKAAYDKVPWPKAMLSLPKGDHGRALLSDGATLRVVSDTSVEFLRWSLYGDAAARKRIPTDATRGDIATFDDHL encoded by the coding sequence ATGTCGCGTCGCGTCACCCCCGCCCTGCTGGCCAGCGCCGTACTCCTGGCCGGGCTCGCCGGCTGCTCGGCGGACACCCCACCGGGCGAGCGCTGGCACGCGCCGGTCGAGCCACCGACGGCCGCCGCCACGCCGACGCCGCAGGTCCCGGCCGGGACCGCCCCCAAGCGCGCCTTCGCAGTCGGCGTACGCCAACTGAAGCTGGACCGGGACGGCCGTGCGCTGCCGGTGACGCTCTGGTATCCGGCGGCCGGGGAGGCCGGCGGCGCGGCGAAGCAGTTGGCGTCGGCCGCGAACGGCCGCTTTCCCGTGGTGATGTTCAGCCACGGCCTGGGCGGGCGGCCGGACGACTACGCCACCCTGCTGACCCGGTGGGCGGCGGCGGGTTTCGTGGTGGCCGCGCCGGCCTTCCCGCACACCTCCCGAGGCGGCGACGGCAACGTTCTCGACGTGCTCAACCAGCCGGCCGACGTGTCGTACGCGCTGACCCAGGTGCTCGCGCTGAACGCCAAGCCCGACGAGGAGTTGCACGGCCGGTTGGACGCCGAGCGAGTGGCCGCGGCCGGGCACTCGGCTGGCGGGGTGACCACGATCGGCCTCTTCACCGCCAGCCGGGACGAGCGGCTGGACGCGGGCGTGGTCTTCGCCGGCACGGCGCTCGGCGTGGGCACCGCGTTCGCCGGCGCGTCCGCGCCGCAACTGTTCGTGCACGGAGAACTGGACGAGGTGGTCGACTACGCGGCGGGCAAGGCCGCCTACGACAAGGTGCCCTGGCCAAAGGCGATGCTGAGCCTGCCGAAGGGCGACCACGGGCGGGCGCTGCTCAGTGACGGCGCGACACTGCGAGTGGTCTCGGACACGTCCGTCGAGTTCCTCCGCTGGTCACTCTACGGCGACGCGGCGGCCAGGAAGCGCATCCCCACCGATGCGACGCGCGGCGACATCGCCACCTTCGACGATCATCTCTGA
- a CDS encoding zinc-binding dehydrogenase, with the protein MPIMRAAFASSFDDADPLAALTVGERPEPTHPADDWVTVQLRATSLNHHDLWSLRGVGLTEAQLPMILGCDAVGADPEGHPVVVYPVVVTRGDPRGVSILSEHFAGTLAERVAVPRSNLIPLPDGMTATDAACLPTAWLTAWRMLTTKGRVADADSVLVQGAGGGVATAAVALAVAMGKRVYATSRDAGKRERISALGATAVEPGARLPERVDVVIETVGAATFDHSLKSAAPMARIVVSGATAGHEPAINLRRVFAMQLEILGTSMGTPGELYELLAFCSDNEVRPVVDSVVPFSRVEDAFARLHSGDAFGKVVIDHTA; encoded by the coding sequence GTGCCGATCATGCGTGCCGCCTTCGCCTCCAGCTTCGACGACGCCGATCCGCTCGCCGCCCTCACCGTCGGTGAGCGGCCCGAGCCGACCCACCCGGCCGACGACTGGGTGACCGTGCAGTTGCGGGCCACCTCGCTCAACCACCATGACCTCTGGTCATTGCGCGGGGTGGGGCTCACCGAGGCCCAACTGCCGATGATCCTCGGCTGCGACGCGGTCGGTGCCGACCCGGAGGGTCACCCGGTGGTCGTGTACCCGGTGGTGGTCACTCGGGGTGACCCACGCGGGGTCTCCATCCTCTCCGAGCACTTCGCGGGGACCCTCGCCGAGCGGGTCGCCGTACCCCGATCGAACCTGATCCCGCTGCCCGACGGCATGACGGCGACCGACGCGGCGTGCCTGCCCACGGCCTGGCTGACCGCGTGGCGGATGCTGACCACCAAGGGCCGTGTCGCGGACGCCGACAGCGTGCTGGTCCAGGGCGCGGGCGGTGGCGTCGCGACCGCGGCCGTCGCGCTCGCCGTCGCGATGGGCAAGCGGGTGTACGCCACCAGCCGTGACGCCGGCAAGCGGGAGCGGATCTCGGCCCTCGGCGCTACCGCCGTGGAACCCGGTGCCCGGCTGCCGGAACGGGTCGACGTGGTGATCGAGACGGTTGGCGCGGCCACCTTCGACCACTCGCTGAAGTCGGCCGCGCCGATGGCCCGGATCGTGGTCTCCGGCGCGACCGCCGGGCACGAGCCGGCGATCAACCTGCGCCGGGTCTTCGCGATGCAGTTGGAGATCCTGGGTACCTCGATGGGCACCCCCGGCGAGCTGTACGAGTTGCTGGCGTTCTGCTCCGACAACGAGGTGCGCCCGGTGGTGGACTCCGTCGTTCCGTTCAGCCGTGTCGAGGACGCCTTCGCCCGCCTGCACTCCGGCGACGCCTTCGGCAAGGTCGTCATCGACCACACGGCCTGA
- a CDS encoding NAD(P)-dependent malic enzyme gives MSSSTVDPADPVFLLHRGGKMAVASTVPLTSREDLSLAYTPGVARVCEAIAADPALVDEYTWVSHTVAVVTDGSAVLGLGNIGPRAALPVMEGKAVLFKQFAGVDAVPVCLDTQDVDEIVAVVRALAPSFGGINLEDISAPRCFEVERRLDEALDIPVFHDDQHGTAIVVLAALRNAATLLNRKLGDLRVAVSGAGAAGVAVTKMLIAGGVNPDQVVVCDSKGIIGRHRTELTGTKAELAELTNADGRRGDITEALRDADVLIGVSGGQIPETAVAGMAPGGIVFALANPTPEVHPEVAARHVAVVATGRSDYPNQINNVLAFPGVFRGALDAGATRITEAMKVAAADAIAGVVAESLTVDAIVPSPLDPRVAPAVAEAVAEAARRDGVARR, from the coding sequence ATGTCTTCGTCCACCGTGGACCCCGCCGATCCCGTCTTCCTGCTGCACCGGGGCGGCAAGATGGCCGTCGCCTCGACCGTGCCGCTCACCAGCCGGGAAGATCTCTCCCTGGCGTACACGCCGGGGGTGGCTCGGGTGTGCGAGGCGATCGCCGCCGATCCCGCCCTGGTGGACGAATACACCTGGGTGTCGCACACGGTCGCGGTGGTCACCGACGGCTCGGCGGTGCTCGGGCTCGGCAACATCGGCCCACGCGCCGCGCTGCCGGTGATGGAGGGCAAGGCGGTGCTGTTCAAGCAGTTCGCCGGGGTGGACGCTGTGCCGGTCTGCCTGGACACCCAGGACGTCGACGAGATCGTCGCCGTGGTGCGGGCGCTGGCCCCCTCGTTCGGCGGGATCAACCTGGAGGACATCAGCGCGCCGCGCTGCTTCGAGGTGGAGAGACGGCTCGACGAGGCGCTGGACATTCCGGTCTTCCACGACGACCAGCACGGCACCGCGATCGTGGTGCTCGCCGCGCTGCGCAACGCCGCGACCCTGCTCAACCGCAAGCTCGGTGACCTGAGGGTGGCGGTGAGCGGAGCGGGCGCAGCCGGGGTGGCGGTGACGAAGATGCTGATCGCCGGGGGTGTCAATCCCGACCAGGTGGTGGTCTGCGATTCCAAGGGCATCATCGGCCGGCACCGGACCGAGTTGACCGGCACCAAGGCCGAGCTGGCGGAGCTCACCAACGCGGACGGCCGCCGCGGCGACATCACCGAGGCGCTGCGTGACGCGGACGTCCTAATCGGGGTCTCCGGCGGGCAGATCCCCGAGACCGCGGTGGCCGGAATGGCACCCGGCGGGATCGTGTTCGCGCTGGCCAACCCGACGCCGGAGGTGCACCCTGAGGTCGCCGCGCGGCACGTCGCGGTGGTCGCCACCGGTCGCAGCGACTACCCCAACCAGATCAACAACGTGCTGGCGTTCCCGGGGGTGTTCCGTGGTGCGTTGGATGCCGGCGCCACCCGGATCACCGAGGCGATGAAGGTCGCCGCCGCGGACGCCATCGCCGGGGTGGTCGCCGAGTCGTTGACCGTCGACGCGATCGTCCCCTCGCCGCTCGACCCGCGCGTCGCGCCGGCCGTCGCCGAGGCGGTCGCCGAAGCCGCCCGACGCGACGGCGTCGCCCGCCGCTAG
- a CDS encoding S24/S26 family peptidase → MGTDHPAEVPRLRRPLTAVLVTGPSMAPTLRHGDAVLVRPNGRPIRPGDVVVAVFRTRPELLVVKRAVRQQDGGWWLRGDNDLITDDSRAYGVADVRARVVARYWPRPGRVRRRLL, encoded by the coding sequence GTGGGAACCGATCACCCGGCTGAGGTGCCGCGGTTGCGGAGGCCGCTGACCGCGGTTCTGGTGACCGGTCCGTCCATGGCGCCGACGCTGCGGCACGGTGACGCGGTGCTGGTGCGTCCTAATGGCCGCCCGATTCGACCCGGGGACGTGGTGGTCGCGGTCTTCCGCACCCGCCCCGAATTGCTGGTGGTGAAGCGGGCGGTCCGGCAACAGGACGGCGGCTGGTGGCTGCGCGGGGACAACGACCTGATCACCGATGACTCCCGGGCGTACGGGGTGGCCGACGTGCGGGCAAGGGTCGTGGCCCGCTACTGGCCGCGCCCCGGCCGGGTTCGTCGTCGACTGTTATGA
- the sodN gene encoding superoxide dismutase, Ni — translation MRFPRILAPRVIASAHCDLPCGVYDPAQARIEAESVKMICEKYQANTDPEFRTRAVIIKEQRAELVKHHLWVLWTDYFKATHFEKYPQLHQLFNEATKLAGAGGVKGSLDPATADKLLAKIDEISKIFWETKKA, via the coding sequence ATGCGATTTCCGCGCATCCTTGCGCCCCGCGTCATCGCGAGCGCTCACTGCGACCTGCCGTGCGGTGTCTACGACCCGGCTCAGGCCCGGATCGAGGCCGAATCGGTCAAAATGATCTGCGAGAAGTACCAGGCAAACACCGACCCGGAGTTCCGCACCCGCGCCGTCATCATCAAGGAACAGCGCGCCGAGCTGGTCAAGCACCACCTGTGGGTGCTCTGGACCGACTACTTCAAGGCCACGCACTTCGAGAAGTACCCGCAGCTGCACCAGCTGTTCAACGAGGCCACCAAGCTCGCCGGCGCCGGTGGCGTCAAGGGCAGCCTCGACCCGGCCACCGCCGACAAGCTGCTCGCGAAGATCGACGAGATCTCGAAGATCTTCTGGGAGACCAAGAAGGCGTGA
- a CDS encoding GNAT family N-acetyltransferase translates to MTSPVIPTIRPARPEDVPAIVAMVHELAEYERASDQCHLTAEQLTSALFPTVPGRGAAADAPSPTAAPALFGHVAVDEHDEPIGFALWFLNFSTWAGVHGIYLEDLYVSPAARGTGAGRLLLATLADICVRRGYRRLEWWMINWNPAAGFYASIGAEQMSEWIPYRLSGDALRQLANQATAAGTRTDDRPGRVPDRGDEA, encoded by the coding sequence GTGACCTCACCGGTCATACCGACGATCCGGCCGGCGCGTCCCGAGGACGTGCCGGCCATCGTCGCCATGGTGCACGAGCTGGCGGAGTACGAACGCGCCTCCGACCAGTGCCATCTGACCGCCGAGCAGTTGACCTCGGCCCTGTTTCCCACTGTCCCAGGTCGCGGCGCGGCGGCGGACGCGCCGAGCCCTACGGCCGCTCCGGCGCTCTTCGGTCACGTCGCGGTCGACGAGCACGACGAGCCGATCGGCTTCGCGCTGTGGTTCCTCAACTTCTCCACCTGGGCCGGCGTACACGGCATCTACCTGGAGGACCTCTACGTCTCCCCGGCCGCCCGCGGCACCGGGGCGGGTCGGCTGCTGCTCGCCACCCTGGCCGACATCTGCGTACGACGCGGCTACCGGCGGCTGGAGTGGTGGATGATCAACTGGAACCCGGCCGCCGGGTTCTACGCCTCGATCGGCGCGGAGCAGATGAGCGAGTGGATCCCCTATCGGCTCAGCGGCGACGCGCTGCGCCAACTGGCCAATCAGGCCACCGCCGCCGGCACGCGTACCGACGACCGACCGGGTAGAGTCCCCGACCGGGGGGATGAGGCGTGA
- a CDS encoding ATP-binding protein, which translates to MTQLTGQPVTDDVVHLTVPADGGYLGVLRTATAGLAARLQFALDEIEDLRIAVDEACAMLLAIATRDAELECRFAVTEDALTVEVTVPTVRGATLPAESSFAWKVLTALTTSASATAADGRATIALLTRRSGGY; encoded by the coding sequence GTGACTCAACTGACTGGCCAGCCAGTGACCGACGACGTGGTGCACCTCACGGTGCCTGCCGACGGCGGTTATCTTGGCGTGCTCCGTACCGCCACCGCAGGTCTCGCGGCCCGGTTGCAGTTCGCGCTCGACGAGATCGAGGATCTGCGGATCGCGGTCGACGAGGCGTGCGCCATGCTGCTCGCCATCGCCACCCGTGACGCCGAGTTGGAGTGCCGTTTCGCGGTCACCGAGGACGCGTTGACCGTCGAGGTGACCGTGCCGACCGTGCGTGGTGCCACGCTGCCCGCCGAGTCGTCCTTCGCCTGGAAGGTGCTCACCGCGCTGACCACCTCGGCATCCGCCACGGCCGCCGACGGTCGGGCCACGATCGCGCTGCTCACCCGACGCTCCGGCGGCTACTGA